CGAGGACGCGGCGCACGCCGGCGTACTCCTCGGCGCGGGCGACCTGCTCGGCGGTGAACAGCGCCGATGGGTCAGCCGCCTCGACGCGCACGCCGGGCACCCAGCCCCACGGCACCCACCACCAGGCCGCGACGATGAAGGCGAGGCCCCCGACCGCGGTGACCACCCAGGCGATCCGCCGGGCGGAGCGGTCCTCAGGAGACACGGCCTCGTTCGATCCCTGCGAGCCGGGCCAGGTGGGCTCGCCAGTCCTGGACGAACGCCCGCTTGGTCGTGCGCAGCTCCGAGCGGAACGCCCGCTCCAGCGACATCCCGTCGTCGAGGGCGTCGGCGAAGCGCAGCAGGCGTCGCTCGCCGTAGGTCTGCGCGATCAGCCGGCAGGCGAGCCAGGCCGACTCGTACGTCGCACCCAGCCCCTGGCGGCGGGCGTCGAAGTCCTCCTCCGTCGGAAGCCGACGCGGCAGGCCCTGGTCGCGGACCTTGTCGAGGAAGCGGGCGGCAGACCGCCGGGCGGGCACCCCACCGTCACGCAGCGCGACGTAGTCGGCGACCCCCTCGACGACCCACAGCGGCGCCGGCGTCCGCGTCGCACCTCGCGCCACGTGCACGGCCTCATGCGTGAGCACGACCTGTGCGGCACGCGGGCCGAGTCCGCCCCAGACCGGCGGGTTGAGCAGGACGTACGCCGCCTCGGACTCCGCCTGCACGCCGACGGGCCGCGTGGTCACGGCGGCGATGCCGGCGTAGCTGCCCGGCGCCGCGTCGAGCGCGTTCTCGGTCGTGGCTTGGTTGACGGGCAGCTCGACGACGAGTCGGCCCTTCCACCCCGGCAGCACCGCATCGACCTGGCGGAGCGCACGCTTGCTCTGCGCGACGAGGTTCTTCGCGGCAGCCGCCGCGGGAGCGAGGACGGTGACCCGACCTTCCCGGCGCACCCGCAGCGGTTCGTTCCACCACGCGGGCGCGGCGCCGACCTTCTCGCCCTCGACGGCCGTCGCACCGCTGCCTGCGAAGCGCGGCCCGTCGGCGGTCTCGACGATCCGCAGCGCGGTCTCGAAGCGCAGTGGCCCGCGTCCCGGCACCTCCGCGGAGAACTCCGCGTGCCCGACCCAGGTCCGGGCGTCGTGCGTGCGGAGGGACGGATCGTCGGTGACGAACCGGCCGTTCCATCCTTGGATGCCCAGCGCGCGACTGGCCTCGGCGATCCCCCGCAGCTGGTCGCGGGCGCGGTTGTCACCGGGCGCGGCGAGCCGGTCGATGTCGGCACCCTCGGTGCCGATCGCAGAGACGAGCGCCTGCACGACCGCCGTGCCCTGCGCCGAACGCGTCGCGGTCTTGTCCGGCCCGCCGGTGGCCGCCGTCGAGAGTGACGCGGGGGTGGCGGGGTCGACGACGGGGTCGTCGCCGCTGAGCCGCCACACCACCACCGGGACGGCGACGAGCGCGAGCACCACGGCGATCGCGATGGCAGCGCGACGCAGCCGCGCCGTGCGCAGCTCAGGGTCCGACGTCATCGGCGACCGCGGGCTGGGTCAGCCCGGCCGTCCGGCGCCGGCGATCGGCATGGAGGAGACCCCCGCGATCCGTACGCCGGTGGAGGGGTTCGCCGCGTCGACGATCTGACCGTTGCCGATGTAGATGGCGACGTGGCTGACGGGGCTGTAGTAGAAGACCAAGTCGCCCGGCTGCAACTGCGAGGTGGAGATCGGCGTCGTCGCGCCCATCTGCGCGCTCGAGGAGTGCGGAAGGGCGACTCCCGCGGCAGCCCAGGCTGACATCGTCAGCCCGGAGCAGTCGAAGGAGCTCGGGCCGGCAGCGCCGTAGACGTAGGACTTGCCGACCTGCGCGAGCGCGAACTGGACCGCGGCCTTGGCGCGACCCGAGACCGGGACGTCCTTGATCGTGATCGGGGCGCGCTCCGCGGAACGGCTCGCCGGTCCGATCGTGAGCGCTGCGGCGCGGGCCTCGAGGGTGTCGAGCAGGTCCTCGGCCTCGGCCGCCTTCTCGTCGACCGCAGCCTTCTCCGCCGCGAGCGTCTTCTCCAGCTTCTTCAGCGCTGCGAGCTCGCCCTCCGTGGCCTTGCGGCGTACGTCGAGCTGGCGCAGCTGCACCGTGAACTCGGCCATCATCTGGCTGCGCTGGTCGTTGAAGGTCGAGACGGCCGAAAGGTCCTCGAGGAACGCGTCGGGGTCCTCGGAGAGCACCATCCGCGAGGTGGTGGAGAGCGCCTGGCCCTGGAAGTCGCGCACGAGGGACGAGGCGACCGCGTCGCGCAGGCCGTCGACCTTCTCCTGCTGGCGCGCGAGGTCGGCGCGCAGGCTGCGCAGCCGCTTCTG
The nucleotide sequence above comes from Nocardioides massiliensis. Encoded proteins:
- a CDS encoding basic secretory protein-like protein; this translates as MTSDPELRTARLRRAAIAIAVVLALVAVPVVVWRLSGDDPVVDPATPASLSTAATGGPDKTATRSAQGTAVVQALVSAIGTEGADIDRLAAPGDNRARDQLRGIAEASRALGIQGWNGRFVTDDPSLRTHDARTWVGHAEFSAEVPGRGPLRFETALRIVETADGPRFAGSGATAVEGEKVGAAPAWWNEPLRVRREGRVTVLAPAAAAAKNLVAQSKRALRQVDAVLPGWKGRLVVELPVNQATTENALDAAPGSYAGIAAVTTRPVGVQAESEAAYVLLNPPVWGGLGPRAAQVVLTHEAVHVARGATRTPAPLWVVEGVADYVALRDGGVPARRSAARFLDKVRDQGLPRRLPTEEDFDARRQGLGATYESAWLACRLIAQTYGERRLLRFADALDDGMSLERAFRSELRTTKRAFVQDWRAHLARLAGIERGRVS
- a CDS encoding C40 family peptidase, whose amino-acid sequence is MSPARKRTRAAAVIGGVAMTVTLALVNPLPGFAEPDVDDVRVKVETLYKQASEASERYNDARVARTSAQKRLRSLRADLARQQEKVDGLRDAVASSLVRDFQGQALSTTSRMVLSEDPDAFLEDLSAVSTFNDQRSQMMAEFTVQLRQLDVRRKATEGELAALKKLEKTLAAEKAAVDEKAAEAEDLLDTLEARAAALTIGPASRSAERAPITIKDVPVSGRAKAAVQFALAQVGKSYVYGAAGPSSFDCSGLTMSAWAAAGVALPHSSSAQMGATTPISTSQLQPGDLVFYYSPVSHVAIYIGNGQIVDAANPSTGVRIAGVSSMPIAGAGRPG